A single region of the Salvia splendens isolate huo1 chromosome 18, SspV2, whole genome shotgun sequence genome encodes:
- the LOC121776705 gene encoding protein MAIN-LIKE 1-like has product MATSSSTWQLLYGLEDPSVLYLQKKHISNKLLTDDTTHIFKVRRTESKIWDVDIHADVRHWLNMFGFRGVMECVKSMKVDNELITALVERWRPETHTFHLPVGEATVTLEDVQAL; this is encoded by the coding sequence ATGGCAACTTCAAGTTCTACATGGCAATTGTTATATGGACTTGAAGATCCGTCAGTTCTATATCTTCAGAAAAAACACATATCAAATAAACTACTGACGGATGACACAACACATATTTTCAAAGTTCGCCGTACTGAAAGTAAGATATGGGATGTGGATATTCATGCCGATGTGAGACATTGGCTTAACATGTTTGGTTTCCGAGGCGTGATGGAATGTGTGAAGTCGATGAAGGTCGACAACGAGCTTATCACAGCTTTGGttgagcgttggaggccggAGACGCACACTTTCCATCTACCGGTTGGAGAGGCGACAGTCACCTTAGAAGATGTGCAAGCGCTGTGA